DNA from Deinococcus cellulosilyticus NBRC 106333 = KACC 11606:
ACGTGACCTCACTGGTCTCTGGGACACCCTGCTGGAACGGGGAGCAAGGATGAAAACCCGGGATCCCCTGCAGGAGAACGTCTTTTTGTCCCTGCTGACCTGGAAAGGGCAGGTGCTCGAGTACCAGGCGGTGTTTGATGGGGAAACCACCACCATCACCCTGAGTGGCTCTGGCGACGGGCACTGAAGGGGTCATTGTGCCCTGAACCTGGCTTTTTCCTGTCCCTTTCATCAGGTCCTGAGGTTCTTCATTTGATGTGGGTGCCGGAGAGGCGGCTGGTGGCGTTTTCAATTTTATTGACGCCGCTCGCGCAGTCCACGTCATAGCTGAGGGTGTTTTTGCTCTGGGCCGTCATGACCCCATGATATATGAATGAGTGTTCATATATCAAGCGATGCGAAGGACGTTTCTCCTCAAGCACAGGAATGGGTTCCCTTTGAAAAGAGGTCCTTCCCAAAAAGTGGAAGCAACCCGCTGCGGGCTGCTCCAGAACCACCAACACAACCCGGCGCCCGTATTTCCGTCCCAGGGACGCCCCCACAACCTGCCTTCAAAACCCTGCGCAGGAAAAGCCCGGAATGGCTTTTACCAGACAACAGCCTGACGACCAGGGCACCCATCGGTCAAAAACCGGGAACGGCGGGAGACCCTGCCAGATCCGGTGAGACCAAAAACCTGTCCTGGCACCCCCATGCAGGGTGACCACACGGGTAAGTGCCTCGCCCTTGTGCGAACGGCATTTTGCCTCCCAGGCATCGCTGCCCATGCCCCGCATTTCTAACCGACGAGGTCAAGGTGAGACCCCTCTGGTGATGAAGACAGCCACCCGTGGTTGGTCGGGTTAATTTTTCAAGGCCCGCAGGATCAACTGGACCAGTCGGTCAAGGGAGGCTTCTGGCATCCGCGTGGCTGCAGTGAGGCTGTGCAGGCAGAAGAGGGCCAGTTCCCCAGCAGGGGTGTCTTCCCTGACCTGGTGTTGCTGCTGGGCCACTTCGATGAGGTGGGTCAGGGTGTGCAGGAGGTGTTGTTGGGCCTCCAGGGCGTGGGGTTGCTGGTGCAGCAGGTGCGAGAGTTCCGTCTGGGGGTGATGGTGGGCCTGCTCGGCGAAGAGGGTGAGGATCTGCTTGAGGTGCTCCAGGGGGGTGCCGGGGGTGCTCAAAGTCTGCTGGAGGTGCTGGAGGTGCTGCTCGAGGTGCTGCTGGTGCCAGCGGGAAAGGATGGCGGCAAGGTCCTTGAAGTGCTTGTAGAGGGTGGCGCGACCAATGCCGGTTTCCCGGGCGATGTCTTGCATGGTCACCCCATTCAGGCCTTTTTCGTGGATCAGGCGGGCGGTGGTGTCCAGGATGGCCTGGTGGAGGTGCTGTCGGTGGCTTTCCAGGGTGTCGTCCCACAGTCTGGGCATGAAGCAAGTATACGGCATGTTGTTCATGGAGACACAGTGTGTTGACAGAGACAGACTGTCTCTATAAAGTGAAATGGACCGGACCTGCTTTTTCCGGGAAAGGACCCCCCATGCCTGACCAACCTGCCCCCCCCGGTCCACCCCGCTGGGTGAAAATCCTGGCCACCCTCACCCTCACCGTGCTCTTGCTGGTTCTGGCTGTGAAACTCCTCAGCGGAGGACAGCATGGCCCCATGCGGCACTTCAGCCCACCCGCCACAGAAGATCACCCATGAAGCTGACCGGCACAGCACGCAAACTGCTGCTCACCCTTCACATCAGCACCTCCGTCTCCTGGCTGGGGGTTGCCGCAGGTTTTTTTGCCCTCACCGTGGCCGGACAGCAAGACCCTGCTTTGAACGTGTACCCTGCCCTGAACACCCTCTCCCGCACGGTGCTCTTCCCCCTCTCGGTGCTGACCCTCACCACCGGCATCCTGCAGGCCCTCCTCACCCCCTGGGGCCTGTGGAAGCACTACTGGGTGGTCTTCAAACTCTTTTTCACCCTCATTGCTGCCCTGGTGATGTGGAACGAAATGACGACCATCGCCATGCTTTCTGGCATGGCCACCACAGGCACGCAGGCACAGGGGTTGCACCAACAGGGCCTGGCTGGCCTCTCCGTCCACTCCGGAGTGGGTGCCCTGCTCCTGCTGGGCATCAACCTGCTCTCGGTCCTCAAACCCAGGGGAGAAACCGGCTGGGGCAGAAGGCGCAAACCAAACCCTCAGTAAAAGTCCCCACCGTCACCCACGGCTGAACCCTCAAGCACCTCCTGGCACGTGGAAACCGACCCGATCCCACTGAC
Protein-coding regions in this window:
- a CDS encoding TetR/AcrR family transcriptional regulator yields the protein MPRLWDDTLESHRQHLHQAILDTTARLIHEKGLNGVTMQDIARETGIGRATLYKHFKDLAAILSRWHQQHLEQHLQHLQQTLSTPGTPLEHLKQILTLFAEQAHHHPQTELSHLLHQQPHALEAQQHLLHTLTHLIEVAQQQHQVREDTPAGELALFCLHSLTAATRMPEASLDRLVQLILRALKN